One Pseudomonas syringae CC1557 genomic window, TTTGCGCCGGTCAGAGCGAAGCCGGCATGGCGTTTTCGGCGCAATACGCAGACTACAATTTCTGCTTCGGCAAAGGCGTGAACACCCCCACGGCCTTCGCACCGACCGCCCGGAAACTGCTCGAAGCCAACGAAAAGACCGGCCGTAATGTCACCTCCTGCGTGCTCTTCATGGTCATCGCCGACGACACCGATGAAGCCGCAAGGGCGCGCTGGGAGCACATCAAGGCAGGTGCCGATGAAGAGGCCATTGCCTGGCTGAGCGAAAAAGGCGCGGCCGACAAGAGTGCAGGTTCGAACCTGCGGCAGATGGCCGACCCGACCTCGGCGGTCAACATCAATATGGGCACCCTGGTGGGGTCCTGGTCCAACGTTGCGAAGATGCTCGATGAGGTCGCCAGCGTGCCGGGCACGCAAGGCGTGATGCTGACCTTCGATGATTTCGTCAAGGGTGTCGAAGATTTCGGGCAGAAGATCCAGCCACTGATGACCAGCCGCAAACACATCACCCAACTCAAGGAGGTGGTGTGATGAGCCTGTCGGCAACGGTCGCAGGCGTAGACCTGCCGCTGGATCAACAACCTGCACGCGAGTTGCCTGCACGTCCGGAAGCCTTGCGCATGAAGCTCGGCGAAACGGCACTGGTGGTGGTCGACATGCAGAACGCCTACGCATCACTGGGTGGCTATCTGGACCTGGCCGGGTTCGATGTCAGCAGCACCGGGCCGGTCATCGCCAACATCAAGAAGGCCTGCGCTGCTGCACGAGCAGCAGGCATTCCGGTGATCTTTTTTCAGAATGGCTGGGACCCGGCGTATGTCGAAGCCGGTGGCCCCGGCTCGCCGAACTGGCACAAGTCCAACGCATTGAAAACCATGCGCAAGCACCCGGAACTCGAGGGCCAACTGCTGGCCAAGGGCGGCTGGGACTATCAACTGGTCGATGAACTGACGCCGCAGCCTGGCGACATTGTGGTGCCGAAAATCCGTTACAGCGGCTTCTTCAACTCCAGCTTCGACAGCGTGTTGCGCAGCCGTGGCATTCGCAACCTGGTGTTCACCGGCATCGCCACCAACGTCTGCGTCGAGTCAACCTTGCGGGACGGTTTCCACCTGGAATATTTCGGCGTGGTATTGGCCGATGCTACCCATCAGGCAGGCCCCGAGTTCGCTCAGCAAGCCGCGCTGTTCAACATTGAAACCTTCTTCGGCTGGGTCTCCAGCGTCGATGACTTCTGCACCACTTTCGCCCCTGTCGGGCACACTTCGTGAGGACCTCAGCATGACCAAGAAAGCGATCATTCCCGCTGGCACCAGCAAACCCATCGCCCCGTTTGTACCAGGCTCGATGGCCGATGGCGTGCTGTATGTGTCGGGCACTCTGCCGTTCGACAAGGACAACAATGTGGTGCATGTCGGCGACGCCACCGCGCAGACCCGCCACGTGCTGGAGACCATCAAAAGCGTGGTCGAAACCGCTGGTGGCACCATGGATGACGTCACGTTCAACATGATCATGATTCGTGATTGGGCCGATTACGCAAAGGTCAACGAGGTCTATGCCGAGTATTTCGCAGGTGAAAAACCAGCGCGCTACTGCATTCAGTGCGGCCTGGTGAAACCCGAAGCGCTGATCGAAATCGCCAGCATCGCCCATATCGGCTGAAAACCGATCTGCAGCACGACCGGAGAACGCGCATGTTTCATGAAATCCATCGTTGCCAGCATGATGATGCGCCGATGTTGGTACTCAGCTCCGGGTTGGGCGGGGCCAGCCGTTACTGGGCGGATGACCTGTCGACACTGACCCGCGATCACCATGTGCTGGTCTACGATCACGCCGGCACCGGACGCAGCCCTGCGGTGCTGCCGGCGGATTACTCGATCCGGCACATGGCCGTCGAACTGTTGAATCTGCTCGACACGCTGAACATCCAGCGTTGTCATTTCATGGGCCATGCACTGGGCGGTCTGGTCGGTCTGGAGCTGGCACTGTTGCGTCCTGCATTGCTGCAAAGCCAGGTCCTGATCAACGCCTGGAGCAGCCCGAATCCACACAGTGCGCGCTGCTTCTCCATCCGTAGACAACTGCTGTTGAACAGCGGGCCTGAGGCCTATGTGCAAGCTCAGGCGCTGTTCCTTTATCCGGCTGACTGGATCGCTGCCAACAGCGCCCGCCTGACCGAAGATGAAGCCCATGCACTGACGCATTTTCCCGACACCGATAACCTCCTGCGGCGTATCAATGCGCTGGAGACCTTCGATATCGAGGCGCAGCTGACGCGCATAAACACGCCGACACTGCTGATTGCCAACCGCGACGACATGCTGGTGCCATGGCAGCAATCCTTGCATCTGGCCGAGGCATTGCCAAACGCCAGGCTGGCATTGCTGGAATACGGCGGCCACGCCTCCAGCATCAGCAACCCGGCACCGTTTCGACGTGCCTTGCTCGATTTTCTCAACACTCGCTCTTGAAAGGATGCTCGCCATGCGCCCCCAGACCCAACCTCATGCCCAAAACCCGGACAGCCCTCTTTTGACCGCTGACAGTGCAGCGGTCAGCCAACAGGACTTTCGCAATGCGATGTCCAGCCTGGCAGCAGCAGTCAACGTCATTACCACCGACGGCCCCGAAGGACGGGCAGGATTTACCGCCACCGCCGTGTGCAGCGTGACGGATCAGCCACCCACGTTGCTGGTGTGTATCAACCGTTCGGCATCGGTATATGACACTTTTATCGGCAATGGAACGCTGTGCGTCAACACGCTGGATAACAGCCAGCAGGCACTGTCCAACCTGTTCGGCGGCAAGACCTCACAGGAGGAGCGTTTTGCCGCGGGTCAGTGGCACAGCGGCGTGACAGGCTCGCCCATCCTGGATGGCGCCAAACTGGCTCTCGACTGTCAGGTGAAGCAATCCGTCAGCGTCGGCACGCATGACATTCTGCTCTGCGAAGTCGTGGATATCAGACACCAGACTGAAACTGCCGCACTGGTTTATTTCGGGCGCCGATACCACTGCCTGTCAGGTGCGACGGCCACTGTTTGAACACAACAGGCGACGCTCAGATGTTTTCAATGCGTCAGAAAACCTTCAAACGAGCGTTTTCCTATCAATGTCACACAGCATCCGGCGAGTTGTTGACGCTCTATAAATAGACATGATTTTCACAGACAGCCCCGTATACTGGCATTACGAGATCAGGATGATCCTTGTCGCCAATCAGGTGAAATCATGTCGACCGATAAACCCGGCACGCTGCTTGCGTCAGCAAACACGCTGCCGCCCTCTAATAACCCTGGCCCGCGACCCCTGATGTCAATGCACACGGGTGACTGAGCATGTTAAAGAAAATCCCCGTCGACCAGCTTGCCCTGGGCATGCACATTCATAAATTCTGCCGCGCGTGGACCAACGATCCCTTCTGGATAGGCCTGGTCGAAGTGGTGCTTGAAGATGTGGAAGTGCTCAAGCGTATTCAGCAGTCAGACACACGGGAAGTCTGGATTGAAACCAGCAAATACCGCGTGATCAAAGGGCCTGTAGTGACCGCGCCAGCTTCAAATGACACCGCTCCGGTCAGTCTGGACAAGGAAGTGCTGCGCGCCCGGGCCATTTGCGGCAAAGCCAGAAATGCTGTCATGAACATGTTCACCGAAGCCCGCAAGGGCAGGTCGATGGACGTCGACGATGTACTGCTGCTGGTCGAGGAGATATCCAACTCCATTCTGCGCCATCCTCATGCGCTGATCAGCCTGTCACGGCTGAAAACATCCGACGAATACACCTACATGCATTCGGTGGCAGTCTGTGCACTGATGGTCGCACTCGCTCGGCGCATGGGCATGCCGGATGAACAGATACGCGAAGCAGGCGTAGCGGGACTGATGCACGATGTCGGCAAAATGATGATCGACCCGGAAGTGCTCAACAAGCCCGGCCGGCTGACGAGCGAGGAATTCGCAGTCATGAAAGCCCACCCGGAACTGGGCCTGAAAATCCTCAAGGAAAATCAGCCGGTGGCGCAAATGGTCATGGACGTATGCCTGCATCACCACGAAAAAGTCGACGGCTCAGGCTACCCGCATGGCCTGCAAGGCGATGAGATCAGCCTCTTTGCCCGGATGGGCGCGGTGTGCGATGTGTACGACGCCGTCACCTCCGACCGGCCTTACAAAAAAGGCTGGGGCGTCGCCCACTCGATTCGCGAAATGGCCTCGTGGAAAGGCCACTTCGATGACGTAGTGTTCCAGAGTTTCGTCAAAACCGTCGGCATCTATCCGATCGGCGCGCTGGTGCGACTGGAAAGCGGACGTCTGGGGGTCGTGATCGAGCAGAGTGAAAATTCCCTGCTGAAGCCGAAAGTAAAAGTGTTTATGTCCGCACACACGGGCAAAACCTTCGCAGCGCAGATTATCGACCTCGAAGACTCTGTCGAGCGCGATGCCATCGTGAAAATCGAATTGCCAGCCGATTGGGGGTTGGAGGACATCGATACGCTGTGGGCAGGCAATGCAGACTGATCGCCCTGCACACTCACCCCAGCAAACCCAGTGTCTTCGCCCTTGCCACCGCCTGAGTACGCCGCTCGACGCCCAGCTTGCTGTTGATGTGGCTGGCGTGGGTCTTGACGGTATGCAGGGAAATGAACAGTTGCTCGCTGATTTCCTGATTCGAGCAGCCTTCGGCAATCAGCTGCAGCACGCCCAGTTCCCGCACGCTCAGGCAATCGCTGCCATGCGCAGGCTCCAGTAATACGCGAGCAGCGCAGGCCGGGAGTTTTTCCAGCAAGGCATCGCGTACTGTGCCGGGCGGAGCCTGAAGCAGTTGTTCGTGCAGCCACTGGGCATGCTCGCCAAGCAGGACTCTGAACGGCAGCAGCGCACCGCCCGCCGCGACCGGCAAACTGCGCAGCAACAGAGCACGGGCCTCATCCTGCCGCGCCTGCCCCAGCAATAATCCGATCTGCTGGGTCATGGCGATCAGTCGCAACAACTGCGAACCGACAGCCTCAGCACGCCGTTCAAGCGCCTGCAAACGCCGTTCACTGGCATCGCCGTCGCCTTTCAATCGCTCAAGCACCGCACGCTGCAACTCAATATGCTGCGGCAATTGCGGATGACACTCAGGAGCCGCAGCGCCAAGGCCGCCGTTGCAGGTGTGGGTCAGTCGCAGCAACCAGGCCTCGGCCAAATCGATGCGCCCCTGCACCAGCCACAGCTCGCACTTCACCAGCGTGATCATGCCCAGGTAGTAAATCGGTGGCACGTCCCAGATATGCATCAGCCTTTCGGCTTCGGCGAGTTCGGCAAACGCTTCGGCAAAACGGCCAGCACAGCCCTCTATCGTGGCGATCACGCAGTGCCCGATCAGCACACTGATGTCACGGCAGGCGCGTGCTTCGGCCAGACCGGCAAGTAGCAGGGCCCGCCCTTCATCGACCTGCATGCGCAGGGTCAGCAGGTAGCCTTCATACAACGTCAGACGTGCGCGAACGGCGTACAGCCGGGCGCTGGACAAGCCCTTGAGACGCTGCTGACCCTGGCGCACTTCTTCAATCGCCCGCCTGACTTCGCCACGCGCCTGCAACGCTCTGGCCCGGTCATAATGCGCCAGTGCTTCGAACAGCGGATTGGCAACCCGCTGTGCCACTTCGAGCGCGTCGCGGTTCAGTACCTTGGCACGCCAGAGATCGCCGTTGGCAATCGCCAGGTTGGCCAGCGTCGACAGGCAGACCAGCCGCTGGCCGTAGCGCTTTTCCGGCAGCGTAAGCAGCGCCTCGCTACAACAGCGCTCGGTCTTTTCGCTGTCGCCCCGCCCACGTGCAATGATGCCGCTCAGCGCCAGCCATTGGGCGAGCATGGATTTCTGTGCAGTGGCAGACGGCGCGGGCAGGAACCGACTCAGCTGGCTGGCCAGTTCCTCCGCCGCGTCCAGCTGACAGGCCAGCCCCAGTGCCCATGCGTAGAGGACGATCAAGCGCGGCGTACTGGTCAGCAGCTCGTCCGGTAAGTCCATCTTCCAGCGCAGCAACATGCCGACATTCTGTTCGGCCAGCAATTGCTCCTCGGAAAGGTTCTGCACCAGATTGGCGGCAACATCCAGATGCCCGGCGCGCAAGGCCTGCTCGACTGCCTCGTCCAGCAAGCCCTGAGCGCTGAACCAGCGACAGGCGTTGAGGTGCAGACGGGTGGGTTGCGTTCCGGTCGCCTGGCGCGCGCGCAACAGGTCGGAGAACAGATGATGGTAACGAAACCAGCGGCCCTGTTCGTCCAGCGGCACCAGAAACACCTGATGCGCTTTCAGGTAACGCACCATGTCTTCGCTGTCGTGACTGTCACGGGCGGCGTCGCACAGCTCGAAGCAAAAACGCTCCAGGCACGCCGTGTCGTAAAGGAACGCCTGAACATCGGCAGGCAGACAGTCGAGGACTTCTTCGAGCAGGTATTCACGAATCAGTACTTCACTGCCGCGCAACGCCTGCGGCAAGGCGTTGCCATCACCCGCTTCGGCAGCCGCCAGCAGCCAGAATCGCAGCCCCGCCACCCAGCCTTCGCTGCGCACGATCAGTCGTTGCAGCGTCTCGCTGTCAAGCGAACGACCCGGCTGGTCCAGTACCGCGATGGATTCGGCCTGCGTCAGGCGCAGATCCTGCTCGCCGACTTCAAGCATCTGACGCGACAGACGCAGGCGCGACAGTTGCCAATCCGGCCGCTGGCGGCTGGTCACCATGACCACCAGCCCGACCGGCAGATGGTTGAGGAAAAACTGCAGACAGCGATCAAGTACCGGCCCCTGGGCCAGATGGTAGTCATCCAGAACAAGCAACAGCGGCTTGCTCAGCATCAGGTGCATGGCCAATTCGTCGAGCAAACCTTCAAGCCACTCGTCGAACACTGACGGCTGCTGCCGCTGACGCATTTTCAGCAGGCCCATCGCCTGGGCGCCCAGTTGCGGAAAGAACTGCTGAAGGCTGGCGAGCAGCCTTTCAAGGAAGCGGCCCGGATCACTGTCCCGAGTACTCAGCCCCAGCCATATATTCTGCCATTGGTCTGGCAAGCCCTGACAAAACTCCACCGCCAGCGAACTCTTGCCGAACCCGGCCGGAGCGCAGATCAACAGCAAACGACCGCTCAACCCGGCGTCGAGGCGCTGACACAGGCGGGCGCGTGGAACGTAGCCCTCCGGGAGCGGTGGACGAAAGAATCGCCCTTCTAGCGCAGGAATTGCGCTGTCTGCAAACCCTTGCATGCGGGACAGATCGGTCATGGCCGGCTCGTGTGAGAATCGTTGGTTCGGCATCGCGGTGCTCGGAGACTAGCGGGTAAATCTGCACCTTTGAAAGTCCATCACCGAAAAGACTGTAACAAAATTCCTACCGCTTATAAGCCGCCTGAACAGGCGCAAAAAAGCCCCATTCAAGGGGCTTTCATGCGAATCAACAGCTTATCGGCCTGCGGTAGGTATCAGCTGTCGCCACAGGCGTTTATCCAGTGCGTTCAACGCACGCCTTCCTGGCGTAACGCGTTGGGAGAGAAGTCGCTGGTACCCGCTGTGAAACCGAACTCGTAAGCCTTTTTCTCTTCGTTTTTCATGCCAAGGGCCACGTAGCGGCCGGATTGCAGGTCATACAGGGTTTCGACGGCATACCACGGCACTTGCTTGTCGTAATAATTTTCCGAATGCGCTTCGGCGACCCGCCACAGTTGACCACGCCCGTCGTAATGGTCGATCACTGCTGCCTGCCATGTGTCTTCGTCGATGAAAAAGTCGCGTTTGGCGTAGATATGCCGCTGGCCTTCCTTGAGCGTTGCAGTCACGTGCCAGACACGGCGCAGCTCGTAACGGGTCAGGTCCTGGTTGATATGCCCGGCCTTGATGATGTCGGCGTATTTCAGTGTCGGATCGTCCAGCTTGTGGCTGTTGGCGGCGATGTACATTTCCTGCTTGCCGATCAGCTTCCAGTCATAGCGATCCGGGGCGCCATTGTACATATCGAGGTTGTCGGAGGTCCGCAGACCATCGGACGCCGTACCAGGCCCGTCGTAGGACACCTGCGGCGCACGCCGCACACGACGCTGACCGGCGTTATACAGCCATGCCGAGCGAGGCTCCGCTACCTGATCGAGGGTTTCATGCACCAGCAGTACACCGCCTGCCAGCCGCGCCGGAGCCGTGACTTCCTGCTTGAAGTAGAACAACACGTTGCCCGGATTTTTCGGATCGAAATCCCTCATCTTGTCGCGGAACACGAACTGATCGGAGAAATACACCAGGCTGTAAGAGCCATTGGGCTGCGGCGTCGCCTGCGTGACCAGACGTTTCACGCTGCCACCCCGGTAACGGGTGATGTGGTTCCAGATGACTTCAACACCGCTGGCCGGAATCGGGAACGGGATGGCCGTGTCGAAATTCTCCAGACCGCTGCCGCCACCGACCAGTTTGGTGGTAGTCGCGTTTTTCCTGATCGCGGCGAACACTTCATCCGGCACCGTGGCGCCGCGATGAGTGGGGTAGACCGGAATCCGGTAACTGTCAGGGTAACGCTTGAACATCGCGTATTGACCGGGTGCCAGCTTGTCCTTGTACTGCTCGACGTTGGCCGCCGTAATAATGAACAGCGGCTTTTCACTGGCATATGGGTTGGCCAGGAACCCCTTGCTGTCGACCGCACCGGCAGTTTTCAGCATCGGGCTCCAGGCAGAAATCGTGTTGGCCGCGTTACCGGCTTTTTCCGCCCCCATTGGGGTCAGGGAGCTGCCCAGCTTTGCCGCTTCGGATGCGGAGACTGCCGCCATAACTCCGGTCGCCAGCAACGACATTCCCAGTACACCCGCTTGCAACAGACTTTTTGTTATTTTCATGTTCGTCGTCATCCTGAAAACATGTGCTTAGAAGTTCATGCCGAAGCTGAGCGCTACGAAATCCCGGTCGTCCACCGTGGTGTACTTGCCGTCGAAGAAGTTGGTGTAGGAGAGGTTTGCGGTGTAGGTGTTCTGGTACTCGGCATCAAGCCCCAGACTGACCGCCTTGCGACCCTCTTCGAAGTTGCCGCCAGGGCCGGGGGAATAGCCTTTGACGTCATGCGACCAGGCTATGCTCGGCTTGAGGTTGATCCCGGCGAATACGCTGTTGTAGTCCCAGATGGCGCGACCGCGATAACCCCACGAATTGGCCGTGGTAAAGCCGTCGTCTTCGCAATAGCGATTCAGGTTGTTCTGCTCTGCGCCGGTCAGCGTGCCTGCGTTGAGGGTCGCGCACTGGCCACCCGGCAGAGGACCGGGGCCATACACCGGGTCGCGGCCATAGCGGATTTTCGAGGTACTTTCGAGACCACCGACGTGTGTCCAGCCCACCTCGCCCACCAGGGTCAGCCGCTCTGCGCCCATGACCTGATCGAAAAACTGGGTGAACGTGGTTTGCAGCTGGGTAATTTCCTTGCGGCGATAACCTGCCTGGTCGGTGTTCGGTTGCCCACTCAACAGCGATACGTTGGGGTTGAGCGGGGAAATGCCCGAATACAGGATGTCAGTGGTGTTGACCTGAATCGGCGCGTTGGGACGGTAGCTGATCTCGCCACTCCATGCGGTGCCGGTAGGCAAGGTAGTCGAGAAGCTCAGACCGTACAGACGGATATCTTCGGGGTATTCGACGTAGTAACTGGAGTTGCCCGCCACGACGACCGGAAGCAGCGTTGGTGCAAGTTGCGTTGCGGTTGCGACCGGAATCCCGTTGCGAACCAGTGAACCCACCAGCCCCTGAGGACTGAAGGACGCGGCCGAACCACCGCGCCCGCTGAAAATCGGCGCACGGCTGTGGTAATTCATCATGTAGGCACCGAATTCGGTGTCCAGCGGCTCAAAGTTGTAGCGCATGGCAAAGCCGAACTGGCCACTGTCGCGCGCATCGCGATCAGGACCTCGCCGCACCACGGCGCCTTCATCCGGGTTGCCGAATACCACGCCCTGCTGTGACAGCGAGTTGAAAACCGCCCCGCGCGCACCGGCTGGCAGACCGGCAGCTGTCAGCGAATTGTTCAAACCGCTGCGGCTGCGCAGTACCGCGAGGTTGTTGTTGCAGCCGTCAGCGATCACGTCCGGTTGCGAAAAGAAGGTGCCGCAGTTGTCGACGACAGTCTGGTCCCATTCAAGCTGGTAGAAACCTTCGGCAGACAGATTGTCAGTCAGGTTCTGGGACACGTAGAACATGTTGACCGGAATCAGGCCTTCCTTGATTTCCGAACCTGGACGCCGAAAGGCCGAGACATCGACCGGGTTGACGCTGTTGATACCACCCTGAATAAAGGTACTTTCGCC contains:
- a CDS encoding HD-GYP domain-containing protein, which codes for MLKKIPVDQLALGMHIHKFCRAWTNDPFWIGLVEVVLEDVEVLKRIQQSDTREVWIETSKYRVIKGPVVTAPASNDTAPVSLDKEVLRARAICGKARNAVMNMFTEARKGRSMDVDDVLLLVEEISNSILRHPHALISLSRLKTSDEYTYMHSVAVCALMVALARRMGMPDEQIREAGVAGLMHDVGKMMIDPEVLNKPGRLTSEEFAVMKAHPELGLKILKENQPVAQMVMDVCLHHHEKVDGSGYPHGLQGDEISLFARMGAVCDVYDAVTSDRPYKKGWGVAHSIREMASWKGHFDDVVFQSFVKTVGIYPIGALVRLESGRLGVVIEQSENSLLKPKVKVFMSAHTGKTFAAQIIDLEDSVERDAIVKIELPADWGLEDIDTLWAGNAD
- the rutC gene encoding pyrimidine utilization protein C, with product MTKKAIIPAGTSKPIAPFVPGSMADGVLYVSGTLPFDKDNNVVHVGDATAQTRHVLETIKSVVETAGGTMDDVTFNMIMIRDWADYAKVNEVYAEYFAGEKPARYCIQCGLVKPEALIEIASIAHIG
- a CDS encoding LuxR C-terminal-related transcriptional regulator, producing the protein MTDLSRMQGFADSAIPALEGRFFRPPLPEGYVPRARLCQRLDAGLSGRLLLICAPAGFGKSSLAVEFCQGLPDQWQNIWLGLSTRDSDPGRFLERLLASLQQFFPQLGAQAMGLLKMRQRQQPSVFDEWLEGLLDELAMHLMLSKPLLLVLDDYHLAQGPVLDRCLQFFLNHLPVGLVVMVTSRQRPDWQLSRLRLSRQMLEVGEQDLRLTQAESIAVLDQPGRSLDSETLQRLIVRSEGWVAGLRFWLLAAAEAGDGNALPQALRGSEVLIREYLLEEVLDCLPADVQAFLYDTACLERFCFELCDAARDSHDSEDMVRYLKAHQVFLVPLDEQGRWFRYHHLFSDLLRARQATGTQPTRLHLNACRWFSAQGLLDEAVEQALRAGHLDVAANLVQNLSEEQLLAEQNVGMLLRWKMDLPDELLTSTPRLIVLYAWALGLACQLDAAEELASQLSRFLPAPSATAQKSMLAQWLALSGIIARGRGDSEKTERCCSEALLTLPEKRYGQRLVCLSTLANLAIANGDLWRAKVLNRDALEVAQRVANPLFEALAHYDRARALQARGEVRRAIEEVRQGQQRLKGLSSARLYAVRARLTLYEGYLLTLRMQVDEGRALLLAGLAEARACRDISVLIGHCVIATIEGCAGRFAEAFAELAEAERLMHIWDVPPIYYLGMITLVKCELWLVQGRIDLAEAWLLRLTHTCNGGLGAAAPECHPQLPQHIELQRAVLERLKGDGDASERRLQALERRAEAVGSQLLRLIAMTQQIGLLLGQARQDEARALLLRSLPVAAGGALLPFRVLLGEHAQWLHEQLLQAPPGTVRDALLEKLPACAARVLLEPAHGSDCLSVRELGVLQLIAEGCSNQEISEQLFISLHTVKTHASHINSKLGVERRTQAVARAKTLGLLG
- a CDS encoding DUF1329 domain-containing protein; this translates as MKITKSLLQAGVLGMSLLATGVMAAVSASEAAKLGSSLTPMGAEKAGNAANTISAWSPMLKTAGAVDSKGFLANPYASEKPLFIITAANVEQYKDKLAPGQYAMFKRYPDSYRIPVYPTHRGATVPDEVFAAIRKNATTTKLVGGGSGLENFDTAIPFPIPASGVEVIWNHITRYRGGSVKRLVTQATPQPNGSYSLVYFSDQFVFRDKMRDFDPKNPGNVLFYFKQEVTAPARLAGGVLLVHETLDQVAEPRSAWLYNAGQRRVRRAPQVSYDGPGTASDGLRTSDNLDMYNGAPDRYDWKLIGKQEMYIAANSHKLDDPTLKYADIIKAGHINQDLTRYELRRVWHVTATLKEGQRHIYAKRDFFIDEDTWQAAVIDHYDGRGQLWRVAEAHSENYYDKQVPWYAVETLYDLQSGRYVALGMKNEEKKAYEFGFTAGTSDFSPNALRQEGVR
- the rutF gene encoding NADH-dependent FMN reductase RutF, with protein sequence MRPQTQPHAQNPDSPLLTADSAAVSQQDFRNAMSSLAAAVNVITTDGPEGRAGFTATAVCSVTDQPPTLLVCINRSASVYDTFIGNGTLCVNTLDNSQQALSNLFGGKTSQEERFAAGQWHSGVTGSPILDGAKLALDCQVKQSVSVGTHDILLCEVVDIRHQTETAALVYFGRRYHCLSGATATV
- the rutD gene encoding pyrimidine utilization protein D — translated: MFHEIHRCQHDDAPMLVLSSGLGGASRYWADDLSTLTRDHHVLVYDHAGTGRSPAVLPADYSIRHMAVELLNLLDTLNIQRCHFMGHALGGLVGLELALLRPALLQSQVLINAWSSPNPHSARCFSIRRQLLLNSGPEAYVQAQALFLYPADWIAANSARLTEDEAHALTHFPDTDNLLRRINALETFDIEAQLTRINTPTLLIANRDDMLVPWQQSLHLAEALPNARLALLEYGGHASSISNPAPFRRALLDFLNTRS
- a CDS encoding DUF1302 domain-containing protein → MTTTTLFWRRAKLPLAVSLASSLAGPAFGVTFNVGEIEGSFDSSLSVGASWSTASPDKNLIGANNGGRGLSQTSDDGHLNFKRGETFSKIFKGIHDLELKYGDTGVFLRGKYWYDFELKDENREFKDISDSGRKEGAKSSGFQLLDAFVYHNYSIADQPGAVRFGKQVISWGESTFIQGGINSVNPVDVSAFRRPGSEIKEGLIPVNMFYVSQNLTDNLSAEGFYQLEWDQTVVDNCGTFFSQPDVIADGCNNNLAVLRSRSGLNNSLTAAGLPAGARGAVFNSLSQQGVVFGNPDEGAVVRRGPDRDARDSGQFGFAMRYNFEPLDTEFGAYMMNYHSRAPIFSGRGGSAASFSPQGLVGSLVRNGIPVATATQLAPTLLPVVVAGNSSYYVEYPEDIRLYGLSFSTTLPTGTAWSGEISYRPNAPIQVNTTDILYSGISPLNPNVSLLSGQPNTDQAGYRRKEITQLQTTFTQFFDQVMGAERLTLVGEVGWTHVGGLESTSKIRYGRDPVYGPGPLPGGQCATLNAGTLTGAEQNNLNRYCEDDGFTTANSWGYRGRAIWDYNSVFAGINLKPSIAWSHDVKGYSPGPGGNFEEGRKAVSLGLDAEYQNTYTANLSYTNFFDGKYTTVDDRDFVALSFGMNF
- the rutB gene encoding pyrimidine utilization protein B; this translates as MSLSATVAGVDLPLDQQPARELPARPEALRMKLGETALVVVDMQNAYASLGGYLDLAGFDVSSTGPVIANIKKACAAARAAGIPVIFFQNGWDPAYVEAGGPGSPNWHKSNALKTMRKHPELEGQLLAKGGWDYQLVDELTPQPGDIVVPKIRYSGFFNSSFDSVLRSRGIRNLVFTGIATNVCVESTLRDGFHLEYFGVVLADATHQAGPEFAQQAALFNIETFFGWVSSVDDFCTTFAPVGHTS